The sequence ttgtatattaatataattaaagaataaatattaaaatatttttttatagttcgactctaaaaataaaaattatgacaattaaaaatgaacGGAGAAAGGAGAAAGTAATAGAATTGTCCTTTTTTTCTGTTTGGACTCATATAGGCGCCAAATTAGAGCCTGCTGgtcccaaacaaaccatgtgGTATCTCTTGCTCTTTAATAATCTTCTTCACAAaactatttcaaattttattctttttctgaTAAGCTTCAATGGCGGCATTAACCTCTGTTTCACTATCATTTCATATATCTAACCTTCAAACTCGAACAAATTACAGAAAATTGCCTGTTATACGCGCATCATCTGCATCCGCATCAGCTATGCCTGAATCATCTTCGTCATCCACATCAAGTGGAAGTACTGTACTAACATCACCAGTAGTGCCCTTTGTTGAGCCTTCTAAAAATGGACTTGTTCGATTTGTTCAGAACACTGAGTCAACTGTTGAAAGGGTACAAAAAATTTTGATGTATTACTACTCGTTGTTAATATGAACATAAATTGATATCGAAATTTGAAACAGGCGATATTTGATTTCCGCTTTCTGGCGTTCCTTGCTATTGGAGGTTCATTGGCTGGCTCTCTCCTCTGCTTCCTCAATGTAATTTCTCATTTGATATGAACTTTTGTGTATTTGTCTTAAGAAATGCATTGAATTAGTAAATTAAAATCTCAAAACTCATAAGTttcgaataaaaaaaaaattaggtgtaaAACATTGATTTTCTGTCTATAGTTTATCAAGTGTAATACAGTTAAATTTCATTTCGTAGGGTTGTATCTACATTATTGAGGCTTACAAGGTTTATTGGACGAACTGTGTCAAAGGAATTCACACAGGACAGATGGTTCTGCGGTTGGTTGAAGCTATAGGTGAGTTTTCATCATGCTAAAAATCTTAGAAGAGGTACCTCAGTGAGGGGAGACATTCAATGATTGTAGATTTTTTGATTTCGAGATGAGAACTGTATTAGAGTGCCAATCAGGGCGATATAATACCTCATTGTTTACatctaaaaattttaatattcttttaatGCTCCTGAGTTTGTCTTCCTTTTAATGCAGATGTTTATCTTGCTGGGACTGTGATGTTCATATTCGGGATGGGCTTGTATGGATTGTTTATCACTGATTTCTCTGCTGATGGGAGTCCAACTGCCGACCGTGCCCTCAAGCATTCTTCCTTGTTTGGGATGTTTGCTCTGAAGGTATAGTGCAGCCTGGATCCTCCTTCTTATACTTCCAGTATATATATTATTGCCTTATTcataaactaatatatatatatagagttaTGTGTTTAGTTCTTTCGTTTAAATATTCAGTTGATGGTGCTATGCAGGAGAGGCCAAAATGGATGAAAATCAGTtcgcttgatgaactaaaaacCAAAGTTGGACATGTAATTGTTATGATCCTTTTAGTTAAGATGTTCGAGAGGAGCAAAATGGTCCCTATAGCCACTGGTACTGATCTATTGAGCTACTCTGTGTGTATTTTCCTCTCGTCTGCTTCCTTGTATATTCTTCATGCTTTGCACAAGTCAGAATAAAACGTTGACATGTACCATACCTGtgaattgtgatacatgtatagCCAAGTTCATCAGACTTTTGAATAAAATTCTGAAAACCGATTGCTTCTCTGCCTCATATAGCACAACAGTGTTCACTAAAAGTGAATATACCAGCAACTAAATTTTACCATAGATTGGATAAAAGAACATAATATTCGATATttcggaaaaaaaaaaaggaatgctGCGTCTGCCGGGAGTCGAACCCGGGTCTATTGCTTGGAAGGCAATTATCCTAACCGTTGGACTACAGACGCTGTTTGTTATGAAATCATGCTGTTTCTTATATAACTAAAACTTATGTCACAGAAAGTTATAGGTTCGGCACAATGTGAAGAAACTTATGGTTAATTAAAGcggaaaagaaaacaaattagcAATCTTAggaataaatttattaattgattcctttcataataatatgatgaaaaaagtGCGAGATGTATTATCTTCTATGGCGTAATTAATTTTCGTTATTGATATTGAAATCAATTTCAGacattaagaaaattaataataaattgataaGTTGTGATTAGTACATGGGAGTGTAagtgattttttaaaacatatcaaaTATAGCAGATGAGATTAATATGATATTAGAATATTAGAGGAATTTACTTTCCACACCTCTTTTATTATTAAtccttgttattttttaaaaaaaattatatgaaagataaaaacaaaatgtttttttatgacTTAATTCAGTCTAGGTTTATGTTGTAATTCATACTTGAAAATATCCTAGGCAGAATAGTCTGGTGGGCCCTCGTACTTGTATCGGATTGTATTATGGACTCTTCTACTTAGCTTTTTGTTATCTGGACTCCTCAACTTAACCAAAATGAGATTTTCAAATCCTTCTGACCATGTGTGTATCTCACTCTCCCTTATATAAATGACATGTTATATCCATGTCATATATATTAATGCCAAGTCATAATTttcttcataataattttttaattattagtaaaaatattaaataaaagacaaatttaaaaaaaaattattttatcaaataaaataaaattattatttttgtacacCTTTCCTCCACCCTCCCTAACCCACCATCACTGTCAAAACTCCACCATCTCGATatccccatttttttcttcttcgatTTTTTCACAATCCAGCAATCTGATGAAGTTATGAAACTACTTCACTCCCCGCTAGtgccattttaatttattattgacaTTTCTAATCCTCCCTATTTTAACTATTTCACCACCAAGCCGGCGTCGTAAAACCCATTAGATTCCAATTGTAAAACCCAATATAGCATTTTCGATTCTCCGGCGTGGATAGCAATACAAACTGGTCAGAACAAGGTAGATCTCGTCGATGCCGGAGAAATGATGGAGCCATTGCGTCGTCTCCATTTCTTACGGCGGCGTCCATTTTTGCCGGCGTCATCGCCATTTTTACCGGCGAGATCAAAGTAACAACAACCTAAGTCATCTAACAACTACAATAACAACAACCAAACCACCTAACAACCAGATCTAACCAAACTTTTCATAATCCAATGCTAACTACTATTTCACACCCCAAATTGCTTACAAATGCAAGAATAATTTTGACAACAAAAGAGGTCAAGTTACTCATTAGAGATATCAACAACTCCactaatttatgatttttctttgcttattatgttcaatttttttccaatttcattttttatttagggtaataaaaaaaattgaaaaggagcaaggaaaggcaaaaaaaaaatagaaattcagATATGGGAGGGAAAAAAGAGGGAAAATGATGattgaagaggaaaaaaataggGATGGGTGAGGGAAAGTAGaaagaagtgaaaaaaaaaaatgaagataaataAGAATAGGGTGtggataaaaaagaaaaatagattgGAGTTGGAATGATTGGAAAAAAAGTAATGTGGAAAAGAAGATGGAGGTAGTGTGGGGAAGAAGAtggagttttttttctttttaatttttttttaaatagttttaataactttaaagtaaaagttgaaatttcaaatatcatGTTCACTTGCCTTTGTAGGCGTGTGACTATACTCTCTTGCCAACTCATCTATATTAATGCCACATAAGGATGATCAATGGTCAGAGGaatttaatatattgttttatgttGAGTATAAGACTAGATGACAAAAAACTAAGtagaataatttataatacaatCCGATACAAATACGAAGGTCCACTAGACTATTCTGCGAATGTCCTACCTAATACCTATCATAACAAGCCTAGTCtgtcattaaatatttttatcaaagcTTCTTctaaaacaagtaaaaagaTGATGCTGTGTTAATTTCGCTTTTAACACAATCTCAAAGTACTTTTTTTTGTCATggatattttaaatatctatcaaagtaaatagtaatttttttttccaagatATCTCTCAAAATAATAAGTTACATTTGGGAAACATATTTACTACTACTAAcaatttcacaaaaataaaGTTTGAATTATAAAACTTCTTAAGTGTTCTATTAACATTTTTATTAGGTTTATACctctagagaaaaaaaaaatcgaaaagTAAAGTTCAAATTTAGTTGGCATttgatgataaattttagaatagattttaaaatatttattaacttttaaaatttgatctttcaatatttttaatatcaattttagGGACTTGCaccatcaaatatttatttttctctcgtAATAAAATATATGccaaaatataacttaaaaaaacttttttagtTTAGTTCAACTTCTTCACAAAAAGATTTCTTTATAAAAAGCCTCCAATAACCTTTCGACACGCAGGAGTATTTGGGTCCCAGAAGAGTATACAGAGACGCATCTAGTAGCATTGGTCACACGTTTCCCCAAGTCTCTTTTGGCGCCAAAATCATCTTTCGCATATCACAGCAGCTTCTCCTCTCCACTCTCTTTCGCTAGTCGCCGGCGAGTTTTTTCTCCGGCGAGGAAAACCCTAGGAGAGCTTTCTAATTGTGGAATTTGCGCCGAGAATTTTCTCTAATTTCCTTCCCTTCATTCCTTAACGTGTACTTCAATGTCGGAACGTCGGGCAAAACGCCCCAAAATCACCAGGTACTACAAACGTGTCACTTACACTGCATACAAGTTTTGacctttctctcttttttttgtgatcgataacttcttttctttttttaaggtATTTTTCTGCAAAAAATAAGGCGTATTATATTATTAGGAAAAGTTAGGGTTTAttcatccttttgttgtatAATTTCACTTGAATATATGTAAAACCAATTCCAAAAAGCGTTTTACTGATATATCTGGTTATATTTCTGTTTACTTGTTAAACTGATGATTTCCACCAACAAAGCTGGTAGGAGGTTCGTTTTGCTAAGTTTCAAAAGGATCCTAACTCTTTGTGGCTTTGATATTTTTTAGTGAGTTGAATTGGAATACTGGTTTCATTGTTTAGGATGCTTATTTTGCATATTTGTGTTATAATGTGTAGGGGCGAAGATGATTATATGCCAGGAAACATAACTGAGATTGAGCTTCATAACTTCATGACATTCAGCAAGTTGACATGCAAACCAGGCTCCCGATTAAATCTTGTAATTGGACCAAATGGCTCTGGAAAGAGTTCTCTAGTTTGTGCAATAGCACTCGGCCTTGGTGGTGAGCCTCAGGTCAGAAGAAGTTGAAGGaatcaaaaaattattacttgTGAATTTCAGGGATGAACTTTTAATAATTGAGATGCAAATTGTGTAAAACTGCAGCTTTTGGGGAGGGCTTCTAGTATTGGAGCATTTGTGAAACGCGGGGAAGAATCAGGTTACATCAAGATTTCCTTGAGAGGGGAAACCAAAGAGGACCAGTTAACTATTTTGCGAAAAATAGATACGCGGAACAAGTCTGAGTGGATTTTTAATGGTAAAAAATCGTTATTTATAACAAATGCTTCAATTTATTGACTGTTCAACTCTATTTTTGTGAGGACTTGAATGATACAAGTCCTTCAGATCTGTTTTACTCTTTTCACGACATAATATGTTATAGATTAATGTTTTAAGTGGATGACTTCTTGTGTTATCCATACAAGTGAATCGAAGACTTCTATTACTTGgaattttctcaatatttccaAGATGAATTATCCATATTCCAGGTCTgaaaatttttcatcttttgattgtcaaatttcaaattttaaatttaggaGCTTGTGCATGTTTACTTTTCTATCCTTTTTCAGCTCTTATTATTCTATCCCGATCTCCTCTTTCATTGTGATCTTTGCTTAGAAGGCTAAGATTCATACCAGAATTCTTCTCAGTTTAAGTTATGTTGAATATGGATATTCTTCTGTAATTAGGTTCAAGTTGTTGCATCTTGTATGGAACACATGGTGAATATTGTTTGCGATTTTGGCCCTCTTTCATTGAAATGTTATGTTTCATGTTTATGAAGTTGGAATTTGTCTTGCTTCTGGTAATGAATGAATGACTTGTAATTAGTTCAAAGCTTTGGCAGTATTTTTTCAGGAAGGAGACTGAAAGGTTGTTACTTTGGTCCTAGTGGTACTTTAGGAGGAAGACCAGAAGTTGTCACTTTGATGTTGTTGGTTTGCATTTGTCTATATTGCTTTAATCAAATTTTCCAATAGTGCTTTTTGAGCTGAACAGGGAAGcatatttaattgtttattttctatttttaactCTATTTGTTGTAATCTAGTCCTCAGAAACCGGCTATggaacacaattattttttttcctactaCCTGTTATATATACTGGAGGATGTTTGATGACCAGCTTCTGCACCTCCCACTCAAATTAATCTGTTTCTGTTCCCTGTTGAATTTTTTTGCTCATCATCTTAAAGCATTTTCTGTTCCTCAACTCGAACTTCCTACATATGTTTGGTTGAAGTTCTCTTCATAAAAAATGTTTGGTTGAAGTTCTCTTCATAAAAAATGTTTGGTTGAAGTTCTTTGAATATAAGTAGGTTCTTGCTTTGCTTTCTGTAAAATCATGTCTCACAGCTCAACCTTTTTGGGGTCAGCAGGACATTGTTAAAATAGTTGaaagaaaatgtaaattaaTGTGGGATACTTTTAGCAGTAGTTACATGGTTTGTTTTTCTGTTTCAGGAAAAGCTGTGCCAAAGAAGAACGTAACTGATATGATTCAAAGGTTCAATATCCAAGTCAACAATTTAACTCAAGTGAGTTCTATGTCTGCATAGATGACGAATATGCCATGTTGCTAAAACATCAGTGGAACCTACATATCCGCACCCTAATCTATCCCTTTCTccccaaaaaatgaaaaaagtaaaacaCACCAGTAGGACCTCTAAAATCTGAACTCTGAACACATTAACTCCTGTAACTCCTGAAAACCATGTTTGCTCAACTCCTGTAACCCGTTATTGAAAATTCTTCCCTTCTTGCATGATGGGAATGTTTGTGAAATGGGAGTTTTAAGGAATTTCCCCTAATTTAAATACTGATCACCAGTTATTTTTTGAGAATTCCCATTGAAAGATAATTTTTGCTACttatttagaagaagaaaagattttGATGATGTAGCATGTGGATATTATCTTGCTGATGATTTTTTATTGTCTTAATGTTACATTTTTGATATATAGTGACCACTTAGCCAGTTTCTTTGGTTGTATGTCACCAACACTTCTGTTGATAAGTCTAGCAAACCTAGATGTTTTCCAAATAATTGGATAATGTTTCAATTTgtcaatttatttgtttttacaaAATGTGAAGTTCTATAGTAATCCAGTTGGATTATTAGTTAGTTCACTATTAACACTTGAGAAATTCTTTTTCTCGTAGAATGacttttactatatatattttcatttggtataataaacatttttttgCCAAAGAGAATATGTACATCACAAGATACTCAAGACTGGTCAGTCCCAAACCTTAGTCTTCAACTCTCTTATCTCAACATATCAATAACATTCAACTAAGCATACTAAGGATAGAGATTAAAATCAATTAGTTTCCTGGCTAAACTAGTTCATAGCTCCCCTACAGTGCACCTCCTGAACTGTATGTCTCATGACTGATGCTGATGGATTGCTTACCTTCTGAAAGATCCCCATGTCCATCCCCTCCATATCCAGTAAGAATCCAGCACTTGATACTGTGGTCTGCTGGTTTTTACTTAATATGTTATAATCTACTATTCTGATTTTCTTAATAACACATGCTATGCAAATGTGAAACCAAAAATTCTGGAAAATGAAATCGTAAACACGTTCCATTCAAATGCACATGTAAGAATATTTAAATAGAATGGTATGGCATATCAtagttgctttgtttttttattaagtgAACAGTAAATGGTCTACTGATACAGCAATAAGATGGAGCCTGTGCATGTATAATGTAGAGGACTAAAACAACTATGCTCCCTCAAGTCCTGGTGCGGACTATGTACATTTTGTGGACCTGGAATTCCTATAGTCTCGTATGGTAGTAATTGGATTTATGAGCTTAACCTCATCATCTATATGTTTGGATTTACACGAAAAAGAAACTTAACAAAAACTATCACACTTGGTTTTGCTAGTGGCTTTTATTATATTCTCAAACTATTTGGGTTGGCAGATCATGGTTGTTCTGAACCAAAGTTAGCTCTGGAAGTTTCATGCATGTGACAATTTTTATGTGAATTATATTCTTATGCCGCATGCAAATATGGTCCAGTTGCACTGTTTTGCTCTCATGACTTAGGGGAATCTTAAGGTTTAGGTCTAGGAAGCACCTTCTTTATCCAACCACATCATGTACTTTGCTCTTGGACCTTAAGTAGATGTTGTACTGAGTGCTTAGAGTTCTTCCAATTTGCTCTACACAAAGCCTCTTATTTGATGTCTTATCTGGTCACCATTTTGTGCCATGAGCAGAAGTATGTATGGTGGAAGACCATcgatatattcataaaattcttcattatcgttttttttacatttttcaccTACTGGTCTATGTTGACTTTGTTGTAGAAGATTTACTTTTTATCTACTTGCCTCTTTTTCTTTACCTCTAGCTCTTCAAACATAACATCTTGGCAGAATAAATCAGGACCCCCTAAACTTGTCGAGTTCTATTTTGTGCGCACCTAAACTTTGCTTTGGCCTAATTAGTCCCGTGAACTTGGTAATTTGATTTATCCTTGACCTCCCTAGACCTGATGTGGCAAAAAGCGCGAATGCACTCTCTATAAGGCACATGGGAGGGAAGAAAAATCGAAATAATCAGCTTCCAAGtggttattttaaaatatatctcCATAATTGATGTACTAGActcaatttaataaaatatagtaGGATTCGTAGAATTTTAGTACATGTTGTAAATATTGACCAGTACAGTTTTAGTATTGACTTTTGACTTTCGAGGAATATACAAGTTACtggtttaaaaaaattgtatttctctatatattagtcaaattaatgAAGTTCAAACAagtattttatacataaaagaaagaaatgtgtatcttttttcatgcaaagacTATTTATTTCGATTGCACACTCTTCTTTTCTCAGGTcaaatatgtaaaatatttggttgaaattttatttatttcttctttagaTGCAATGATTATTCGTTCTAGTTgtgtgtttcttttttttctagcCTTGATTAGAGTATCATTATCTTTagccaaataaaaaatattatagtcaAAATATCATTGTTCCATTTTTTTTGGGTAGAATCGGCCCTGAAAagatgatctaaatcattagtGAACTTAGAAAGGTACAAATATAcattttattctaaaaaaagCACATGGACAAAAAAATCGATGTGGTAATGCGTGTGTCACACATCCATGGGGGGTTAGTGTCCAGGGGGTTATGACATCAAATTACCAAGTTGAGGAGGATAATTAGGTCAATGCGAAGTTTAGGTATGCACCGAATATATTTGACAAGGTTATGATCTATTCTGCCTGACATCTTAGTATTGTCTtaattactccctccatttcattttatgtgacgCTGTTTCATTGAGCACTAAGAACCCATTTGGATCGACTTAAAAAAAgtagtttttaaataaaaaataataagtcaaagttaaatgacttttaagtcaaacAATAAAAGTAGGGGCATacctattttttgaaaaaacttattttaagtcattttatacttatattaagttatttttaacctTGCCAAATATttcctaacttatttaaagttatttttatatttgtcaaacacttcaaaaagtcaaaaacctacttaaaagtaggtttgaccaacttttaagccaatccaaacaccgtctaaatttatgaaatatttttgaaatttctgatTTTAAATGTCATGAATTTATGTGGCCTGAAAGTGTCATTAAGGGTAAATGGAATTTTATAGTTAAGTTGTTTACTAATAAAGAGATACGCCATTCTATTTAGAACAAACTAAAGGAAATAGTGTCAACTTAAAATGGAACGGAGGGGTACTCTTCCTTTCTACTAGTCatatatattttccttaaaaagtTTGAGACCTTAAACTAAATAAAGAGTTTACTTCCCTCTTGTAAGATTTTCTTTCTTGTCTTTATAATCTAGTTGCTGATTTATGCTTATTCTATGGGGAGGACCTCAGTTTCTACCTCAAGACAGGGTTTGTGAGTTTGCAAAGTTAACTCCTGTTCAATTACTTGAAGAGACTGAAAAAGCTGTGGGTGATCCTCGGCTACCAGTCCAGCATGTCGATCTTATATGCAAAAGTGAGGAGCTGAAGAAGTCTGAACGAGTAAGTTCCTACTTGCCAATCTGTGAAAGCTTTCATAAATTTACTGCAAAGCATTTATTAGTGAACAAGGAATACGTCTTGCCTTattttttgacaatttaaactgtatgaaaatatttcattattgattttagACTGTGAAGAGCGGCAGAGAGACATTGGATCAGCTGAAGGAAGTCAATTCTCAACTTGAACGAGATGTGGAACGTCTTCGTCAGAGAGAGCAACTCCTGGGACAGGTGAGTTTGGAGCTTCTTCCTAAACTTTGGTGAGAGCTTTAATTAATATGGTTTGTAGGATATGCTACTGATCTCCcctaaaaagtaaaataaaataaaaatatctgtTATTTATGTTTATAGGCTGAAACGATGAAAAAGAAATTGCCATGGCTGAAGTATGATGCTAAGAAGGCTGAGTTTCTGGAAGCTAAAAGGCAAGAGCAAGATGCCAAAAAGAAGCTGGATGAAGCTGCTGAGAATTTGAATGAACTCATGGAACCTATAGAGTATGCTAGCTTATCGTGTAAATTGTTGATTGAGTTAGAGATTTTGTATCTTTATTTCAATAACCAGGTCATATTCTATTGCGTGAATTTTTGCAATTGCTTGACATTAAAAAATTCAGTTTTTTAAGGGCC comes from Solanum pennellii chromosome 1, SPENNV200 and encodes:
- the LOC107006826 gene encoding uncharacterized protein LOC107006826, which translates into the protein MAALTSVSLSFHISNLQTRTNYRKLPVIRASSASASAMPESSSSSTSSGSTVLTSPVVPFVEPSKNGLVRFVQNTESTVERAIFDFRFLAFLAIGGSLAGSLLCFLNGCIYIIEAYKVYWTNCVKGIHTGQMVLRLVEAIDVYLAGTVMFIFGMGLYGLFITDFSADGSPTADRALKHSSLFGMFALKERPKWMKISSLDELKTKVGHVIVMILLVKMFERSKMVPIATGTDLLSYSVCIFLSSASLYILHALHKSE